One Chitinophaga parva DNA segment encodes these proteins:
- a CDS encoding CocE/NonD family hydrolase has translation MKRIFHLALLCLFLAHSGWAQSAPQANIDSTYLVKDSILLTTPDGAALSVMVVRKRAIKVPLPAVLYFTIYTNPARYLKEAKDIADRGYVGVVAETRGKHLSPDAILPYEHEVNDVNVVIDWISKQPWCNGGVGMYGGSYVGFAQWAATKHLHPALKTIVPYVAAIPGQGLPMENNVFLNANYQWAFYVTHNRYLDTAVNNDEERWRRMRNTWFASGAAYRSIDSIDGEANPLLQRWLQHPAYDAYWQHMVPYKEDFANINIPVLTIEGYYDDGQISGLHYMREHVRYNKNAEHYLVIGPYDHFGTQVGGRPVLRGYKVDSVALINTREITFQWLDYILRNGPKPAILKDKVNYEVMGANEWRHAPSLEKMSDTTLTFYLSNKPAAGNYQLVSSRPARTGAVLQTVDLADRTRFNNDYYPAPLIRERLSRSTGLYFISQPFDKPVVVNGAFYGHLKAVINKKDMNFGVTLYEVTPDGQYFELSYFLGCASYAKDPTKRQLLEPGRIADIPFTETRLVSRQLRKGSRLLVMLDIDKNPFAEINYGTGKDVSTETIADAGAPLKIRWLSDSYICVPVNTEEQ, from the coding sequence ATGAAAAGGATTTTTCACCTGGCCTTGCTATGCCTTTTCCTGGCGCATAGCGGATGGGCGCAGTCTGCCCCGCAGGCAAACATTGATAGTACCTACCTGGTTAAAGACAGCATCCTGCTTACAACACCGGATGGCGCTGCATTGTCCGTGATGGTGGTGCGCAAAAGAGCCATAAAGGTACCGCTGCCCGCAGTATTGTATTTTACGATTTATACCAATCCTGCCCGTTACCTGAAAGAAGCCAAAGACATAGCAGACCGTGGGTATGTAGGCGTGGTGGCCGAAACGCGGGGCAAGCATCTCAGCCCGGATGCCATCCTGCCTTATGAGCATGAAGTAAATGATGTGAACGTGGTGATAGACTGGATCAGTAAACAGCCCTGGTGTAATGGTGGCGTGGGTATGTACGGGGGCAGTTATGTAGGCTTTGCGCAATGGGCCGCCACCAAGCACCTGCATCCTGCTTTGAAGACCATAGTGCCATACGTGGCGGCCATTCCCGGCCAGGGACTGCCAATGGAAAATAACGTTTTCCTGAATGCCAATTACCAGTGGGCGTTTTACGTAACCCACAACAGGTACCTGGACACGGCCGTGAATAACGATGAAGAGCGCTGGCGCCGGATGCGCAACACCTGGTTTGCCAGTGGTGCCGCCTATCGCAGTATTGACAGCATTGACGGGGAGGCCAATCCTTTACTGCAACGCTGGTTACAGCACCCTGCATACGATGCGTACTGGCAGCACATGGTACCTTACAAAGAAGATTTTGCAAACATCAACATCCCGGTGCTCACCATAGAAGGTTATTATGACGATGGGCAGATCTCCGGGCTGCACTACATGCGGGAGCATGTGCGGTATAACAAAAATGCGGAGCATTACCTGGTCATTGGCCCCTATGATCACTTTGGAACACAGGTGGGTGGCAGGCCGGTGCTGCGTGGGTACAAGGTAGATTCCGTAGCGCTGATCAACACCCGGGAGATCACCTTTCAATGGCTGGATTATATTTTACGGAATGGACCTAAGCCCGCAATACTCAAAGACAAAGTGAACTATGAAGTGATGGGTGCCAATGAATGGCGGCATGCGCCTTCATTGGAAAAAATGAGTGATACCACGCTGACATTTTATCTCTCCAACAAGCCAGCCGCTGGCAACTACCAGTTAGTGAGCTCCCGGCCCGCCCGCACCGGCGCCGTGTTACAAACGGTGGACCTGGCAGACAGGACCCGCTTTAACAATGATTACTACCCGGCCCCGTTGATCCGGGAACGGCTGTCGCGCAGCACAGGCCTGTATTTCATCAGCCAGCCGTTTGATAAGCCGGTGGTGGTCAATGGGGCCTTTTACGGCCATCTCAAGGCCGTGATCAACAAAAAGGATATGAACTTTGGCGTCACCCTGTATGAGGTGACGCCGGACGGGCAGTATTTTGAATTATCCTATTTCCTGGGATGCGCCAGCTATGCAAAAGATCCTACGAAACGGCAGCTGCTGGAGCCCGGCAGGATAGCGGACATCCCCTTCACCGAAACCCGGCTGGTGAGCCGCCAGCTGCGTAAGGGAAGCCGCTTGTTAGTGATGCTGGATATTGACAAGAACCCGTTTGCGGAGATCAATTACGGAACTGGTAAGGATGTAAGCACAGAAACGATAGCCGATGCCGGTGCGCCTTTGAAGATCCGCTGGTTGAGCGACAGTTATATCTGTGTGCCGGTGAATACGGAAGAACAATAA
- a CDS encoding pseudouridylate synthase, translated as MHKDTYPSLSELLNVGRPSPVTIDGYSVPLRAFFKNTVNAGCISHTSLPANMYCIPFKNEAGAASLARDLAFSLSENPHPLCLLAAMELQDYLRDQQEWQHNFGLSPTTSGRVAGKMFGVLAVRKPDGTLAYLAAFSGKLAGANQHARFVPPVFDTLADGGFVNAGMQQLTALNAAIHALGEQPSNAPEIDRLKAARKTHSIRLQQRIFEHYHFVNKAGRRKNLLSLFKTAGYQQPPAGAGECAAPKLLQYAFQHGLTPLALTEFWWGLSPKSATWKHGHFYAPCREKCAPILAFMLGGGA; from the coding sequence ATGCATAAAGATACGTATCCATCGCTTTCAGAACTGTTAAATGTCGGGCGCCCCTCCCCTGTCACAATTGATGGCTATTCCGTACCTTTGCGGGCATTCTTTAAAAACACCGTAAACGCGGGCTGCATCAGCCATACCAGCCTGCCTGCCAACATGTACTGCATCCCTTTCAAAAACGAAGCTGGCGCCGCTTCCCTGGCCCGGGACCTGGCGTTTTCCCTCTCGGAAAACCCGCACCCACTCTGCCTCCTGGCCGCCATGGAGCTGCAGGATTACCTTCGGGACCAACAGGAATGGCAGCACAACTTCGGCCTTTCTCCCACTACCAGTGGCCGTGTGGCCGGGAAAATGTTCGGCGTATTGGCCGTTCGCAAGCCGGATGGCACACTGGCTTACCTGGCCGCCTTTTCCGGCAAACTGGCGGGCGCCAACCAACACGCGCGTTTTGTGCCGCCGGTCTTTGATACGCTGGCAGACGGCGGCTTTGTAAATGCCGGCATGCAGCAACTCACTGCGCTCAATGCAGCCATCCACGCGCTGGGTGAACAACCCTCCAACGCACCGGAAATAGACCGGCTGAAAGCGGCGCGCAAAACCCACTCCATCCGCCTGCAGCAGCGCATCTTTGAACACTATCATTTCGTAAACAAAGCAGGCCGCCGCAAAAACTTGCTCTCGCTTTTTAAAACCGCCGGCTACCAGCAGCCACCAGCGGGTGCGGGCGAATGCGCGGCGCCAAAGCTCCTGCAATATGCTTTCCAGCACGGCCTCACCCCACTGGCCCTCACGGAATTCTGGTGGGGCCTCTCCCCCAAGTCTGCCACCTGGAAGCATGGGCATTTCTATGCGCCCTGCCGCGAGAAATGTGCGCCCATCCTGGCGTTTATGCTAGGCGGCGGGGCATAA
- a CDS encoding zinc ribbon domain-containing protein YjdM, with product MAELAPCPLCKSTFTYEMDNLLVCPECGHEWNPEEKEAATEGFVVKDCNGNILQNGDAVVTIKNLPVRGSSQSIKAGTKVRNIRLVDSDHNIDCKIDGFGAMALKSEFVKKA from the coding sequence ATGGCTGAATTAGCTCCCTGTCCCTTGTGCAAATCGACGTTTACTTATGAAATGGATAACCTGCTGGTATGTCCGGAATGCGGGCATGAATGGAATCCCGAGGAGAAAGAGGCGGCAACGGAGGGGTTTGTCGTGAAAGATTGTAACGGGAATATTCTCCAGAACGGGGATGCTGTGGTGACGATCAAGAATTTACCGGTGAGGGGCTCTTCCCAGAGCATAAAGGCCGGGACCAAAGTGCGGAATATCCGGTTGGTGGATAGTGATCATAATATTGACTGCAAGATTGATGGTTTTGGGGCCATGGCACTGAAATCGGAGTTTGTGAAGAAGGCGTAG
- a CDS encoding SDR family oxidoreductase, with protein sequence MSNTIKGQIALVTGGTKGIGKAIADKLSSAGATVIVTARTEPKENPNGYYFIAADLARPESAEKVAREVLDQFGKIDIIINNAGANLSMGGSFSSLTDEHWDNDFQLNLMAAVRLNKAFLPAMIEQKSGSIINISTYAAIQPLWEMTMTYSAAKAALNAYTKALSFEVGPKGIRVNAVSPGVVKTPLMQDFIEGIAQSSNISVDEAFRSVMNRVGEVPMGRMGESEEIANLVAFLASPEAKYITGANYLIDGGLSPVV encoded by the coding sequence ATGAGTAACACTATTAAAGGCCAGATTGCCCTCGTAACGGGCGGAACAAAAGGAATCGGGAAAGCGATTGCGGACAAATTAAGCAGTGCAGGCGCAACAGTTATTGTAACGGCGAGGACCGAACCGAAAGAAAATCCAAACGGATATTATTTCATTGCTGCAGACCTGGCAAGGCCGGAAAGCGCAGAAAAGGTGGCCAGGGAAGTATTGGATCAATTTGGAAAGATCGATATTATCATCAACAACGCTGGCGCAAACCTCAGTATGGGCGGCAGTTTCAGCTCGCTGACAGATGAGCATTGGGACAACGACTTCCAGCTGAACCTAATGGCGGCAGTCCGGCTCAACAAGGCTTTTCTCCCTGCGATGATTGAACAAAAAAGTGGGTCCATTATCAACATCTCCACCTATGCCGCCATTCAACCGCTTTGGGAAATGACAATGACCTACTCAGCTGCCAAAGCTGCATTAAATGCCTATACCAAAGCATTGTCCTTTGAAGTTGGACCGAAAGGCATCCGCGTAAACGCAGTTTCCCCGGGAGTCGTAAAAACGCCCCTGATGCAGGACTTCATTGAAGGCATCGCCCAATCGTCAAATATATCAGTGGATGAAGCTTTCAGATCTGTGATGAATAGAGTGGGCGAAGTCCCCATGGGCAGAATGGGAGAGTCCGAAGAAATTGCCAACCTGGTGGCGTTTTTGGCTTCTCCCGAAGCAAAATATATTACAGGTGCCAATTATTTAATTGACGGTGGGCTGAGCCCCGTTGTTTAG
- a CDS encoding winged helix-turn-helix transcriptional regulator — protein MENNEPVHPYICTIEQQEEIKYAQDALYVLSGKWRMAVILAIYNGNHRYREIAKCIPGITFSMLSKELEFMQLNKLVIRTEDPDFPKDVTYTLSGYCQSLYPVLDHLIEWGKLHRKTISR, from the coding sequence ATGGAGAATAATGAACCGGTACATCCATATATCTGTACCATTGAGCAGCAAGAAGAAATTAAATACGCGCAGGACGCTCTATATGTTTTAAGCGGCAAATGGCGAATGGCGGTTATCCTTGCGATCTACAACGGCAATCACCGTTACCGCGAGATCGCAAAGTGCATTCCTGGGATCACCTTCAGTATGCTTTCAAAGGAACTGGAGTTTATGCAGTTGAATAAGCTGGTTATAAGAACGGAAGACCCTGATTTTCCTAAGGATGTCACTTATACGCTATCCGGGTATTGCCAATCTTTGTACCCTGTACTGGATCATTTAATTGAGTGGGGGAAGCTACATCGCAAGACTATTTCACGTTAG
- a CDS encoding TlpA family protein disulfide reductase encodes MKTYRVFYFLGLAILAPISAVAQHKMAVTIWLPKTVKAEDISIAYNNGYKHHVSLGPNARKVFIEDTLYSKYGTISIGTRGIDTSDFFWVTNEPAVIQMPGSFGNRVFQLVNAQNVKGNTWCGLKEACADAWDRRVDFLKKHPGYSGDSLYKLFNELTVAHRSCEMSYLSTHSSEYFSFWYFISFFYSEALRPETVISFFENTFPKEFKESSEGKIFLEYQLARNKRKLYSKSPDFECTTVDGSVYSLSSFKGKYLLIDFWASWCGPCIKNIPTIKHLRDSYSREKFAVLAVSEDFDFVKFERAIKTYHMSEGLNVYGNYRLPNQFGRAAMPTYVLIDRDGYIIYNSQEMKDYDLTLLNKTVDSVMQR; translated from the coding sequence TTGAAAACTTACCGGGTATTTTACTTTTTAGGGTTGGCTATTTTAGCTCCTATATCTGCCGTAGCGCAGCACAAGATGGCTGTAACTATATGGCTTCCCAAAACCGTGAAGGCAGAGGATATAAGTATTGCCTATAACAACGGTTACAAACATCATGTGAGCCTTGGGCCTAATGCAAGGAAGGTTTTTATAGAGGATACGCTTTATTCGAAATACGGAACCATCAGTATCGGAACTCGTGGAATTGATACATCGGATTTTTTTTGGGTGACGAACGAGCCTGCTGTAATTCAGATGCCAGGAAGCTTCGGTAACCGTGTATTTCAATTGGTCAACGCGCAAAATGTTAAGGGTAATACCTGGTGCGGGCTAAAAGAAGCGTGTGCAGACGCTTGGGATAGGAGAGTAGATTTTTTGAAGAAGCATCCAGGTTATAGCGGCGATTCTCTGTATAAGCTGTTTAATGAGCTGACAGTAGCTCATCGTTCATGCGAGATGAGCTATCTTAGCACGCATTCATCCGAGTATTTCTCATTTTGGTATTTCATTTCCTTCTTTTATTCGGAGGCGTTGCGTCCGGAAACGGTAATATCTTTTTTTGAGAATACCTTTCCAAAGGAATTTAAGGAAAGTTCAGAAGGGAAGATATTTCTTGAGTATCAATTGGCACGAAATAAACGAAAGTTATATAGTAAGTCTCCTGATTTTGAATGTACTACAGTTGATGGAAGCGTATATTCATTAAGCAGCTTTAAGGGGAAATATTTGCTGATTGATTTCTGGGCGAGTTGGTGTGGTCCGTGCATCAAAAATATACCGACTATCAAGCATTTAAGGGATAGTTATTCCAGGGAGAAATTTGCGGTATTAGCTGTGAGTGAAGATTTTGATTTTGTCAAATTCGAGCGTGCTATAAAGACCTATCATATGTCGGAAGGACTAAATGTTTATGGTAACTATCGCTTACCAAACCAATTTGGTCGTGCCGCAATGCCCACGTATGTATTAATTGACAGAGATGGATATATCATCTATAACAGTCAGGAGATGAAAGATTATGATCTCACCTTGCTAAATAAGACAGTTGATTCGGTGATGCAGAGATGA
- a CDS encoding acyl-CoA thioesterase → MDFEKQYTVDPAHIDVQGIMDGLYYPFYMESCRHDFIREVLGFDLEEQAHQGVFMVLSQYTIKYLRSLKKDDAFSVTCTLYADKSGGPRLHFKQNIVMNGKVMTTAVFTGTCVPAAGGRPYLPDAIKALVADAPQLEVETLK, encoded by the coding sequence ATGGACTTTGAAAAACAATACACCGTAGATCCCGCACACATAGATGTACAGGGCATTATGGATGGCCTGTACTATCCCTTCTACATGGAATCGTGCCGCCACGATTTCATCCGCGAAGTACTGGGTTTTGACCTCGAAGAGCAGGCCCACCAGGGCGTTTTCATGGTGCTCTCCCAATATACCATCAAGTACCTCCGTTCCCTTAAAAAGGACGATGCATTCTCCGTGACCTGTACCCTGTATGCCGACAAGTCCGGCGGTCCCCGCCTGCACTTTAAGCAAAACATCGTGATGAACGGGAAGGTGATGACCACCGCGGTCTTCACCGGCACCTGTGTGCCGGCTGCCGGTGGACGGCCCTACCTGCCGGATGCCATCAAGGCCCTGGTGGCAGATGCGCCCCAACTGGAAGTGGAAACACTGAAATAG
- a CDS encoding SnoaL-like domain-containing protein gives MTTQEIANRLVTLCRKGEFDTAQKELFSKDAISIEPYETPDFAKETKGLAAIEAKGKKWEESVEATYGYTVSDPIVAGNSFACTLGMDIKMKGHDRMVMSELCVYNVKDGKIVSEEFFM, from the coding sequence ATGACAACACAAGAGATTGCCAACCGCCTGGTAACACTTTGTAGGAAAGGCGAGTTTGACACTGCACAAAAGGAATTGTTTTCCAAAGATGCGATCAGCATCGAACCTTATGAAACCCCTGATTTCGCCAAAGAGACAAAAGGGCTCGCGGCCATCGAAGCAAAAGGGAAGAAATGGGAGGAAAGCGTGGAAGCCACTTATGGCTACACTGTTTCCGATCCCATCGTGGCCGGCAATTCATTTGCCTGCACCCTGGGCATGGACATCAAAATGAAAGGGCACGACCGCATGGTAATGTCTGAGCTGTGCGTGTACAATGTAAAGGATGGTAAGATTGTATCCGAAGAATTTTTTATGTAA
- a CDS encoding MBL fold metallo-hydrolase: MKLRILAACMALVAGTAQAQLAPADKIQTSAGALTVQPIVHASLLLSVKGINIYADPSGDPALFKGLGAPDIVLITDIHGDHFDTTALASINASKATLVVPQVVADQLPAAYKGHVVVLHNGGTATVKGITITALPMYNLPESPAAMHTKGRGNGYVLTIGGKRIYLSGDTQGIPEMRALKNIDVAFVCMNLPYTMDVPEAADAVLAFKPKVVYPYHYRGKNGLSDVNAFKEKVNAGDKAIDVRLRNWYPQR, from the coding sequence ATGAAACTCCGCATCCTCGCAGCCTGTATGGCCCTGGTGGCCGGCACCGCCCAGGCCCAGCTGGCCCCGGCCGACAAGATCCAGACCAGCGCAGGCGCCCTCACGGTACAGCCCATTGTGCACGCCAGCCTGCTGCTCTCCGTCAAAGGCATTAACATCTATGCCGATCCCTCCGGCGATCCCGCCCTGTTCAAGGGCCTTGGTGCGCCAGACATTGTACTGATCACAGATATTCACGGTGATCACTTTGATACGACTGCCCTGGCCAGCATTAACGCCAGCAAGGCTACGCTCGTTGTGCCCCAGGTGGTGGCGGATCAGTTGCCCGCCGCCTACAAGGGCCATGTGGTAGTGCTGCACAATGGCGGCACCGCTACTGTAAAGGGTATCACCATTACTGCCCTTCCCATGTACAACCTGCCGGAAAGCCCCGCCGCCATGCACACCAAGGGCCGCGGCAATGGCTATGTGCTCACCATTGGTGGCAAGCGCATTTACCTTTCCGGCGATACCCAGGGCATCCCCGAGATGCGTGCCCTGAAAAATATTGATGTAGCCTTTGTGTGTATGAACCTGCCCTACACCATGGACGTCCCGGAAGCTGCAGATGCCGTACTGGCCTTCAAACCCAAGGTGGTATATCCTTATCACTACCGCGGTAAAAATGGCCTGAGCGATGTGAACGCCTTTAAAGAGAAGGTAAATGCAGGCGATAAAGCCATCGATGTGCGCCTGCGCAACTGGTACCCGCAACGGTAG
- a CDS encoding MFS transporter, producing the protein MHKENSFPVFRHWVPEWMIRVILFLVVLPSLVLFFLPLANIPAAAGYYGCEPSDIQYAVALFYAGYTGFYLLERRFFSFFASKEYFILFTSLQALTAFAAWRTDSLYVFFPLRLLQGMLFSAMVNLSLTLMFTHLRTERAREVSFSIFFGLLLCTVPFNNLVTADLVDSFDFNILYKCAAFSYLPSLFLILLTMNNVHLHVKFPLYNLDWQSFLLYTTILCLAGFVLIYGQEYYWLEDKRIAGSVIAIVLLGFVYAVRQRRMRRPYMRLSVFRSRNFNVAILLLFIMYICRFASGVTNTFFASVLKFDPMHVSYINVFNIAGLIVGVFVACLLILQRYPIRFIWLTGFMALLVFHGVMYFLFDTQADEDHFFIPLFVQGLGVGMIMVPTIVFSISSVPVVEATSAAAVCLAVRFLGFCAAISAINYFELLGKGRHYNAFQDHLTKLDPEVRHTLALQTQQLVHKGIPASQAGRLANRLLVNALGGQNQLRFAMDYYEMMFILLAGTLLLILCFPFLSRTVVYLKRRVLSPA; encoded by the coding sequence ATGCACAAAGAAAATAGCTTCCCGGTATTCCGGCATTGGGTTCCGGAATGGATGATCCGTGTCATCCTGTTCCTGGTCGTACTTCCCAGCCTGGTATTATTTTTCCTGCCGCTGGCCAATATCCCGGCGGCGGCCGGCTACTACGGCTGTGAACCATCCGACATACAATATGCCGTGGCATTGTTTTATGCAGGCTACACGGGGTTTTATTTACTGGAAAGGCGCTTTTTCAGCTTTTTTGCCAGCAAGGAATACTTCATTCTTTTTACCAGCCTGCAGGCGCTTACCGCCTTTGCAGCCTGGCGTACGGACTCCCTCTACGTATTCTTTCCCCTGCGCCTGCTGCAAGGCATGCTGTTCAGCGCGATGGTGAACCTCTCGCTTACGCTGATGTTCACGCACCTGAGAACGGAGCGGGCACGGGAAGTGAGCTTTTCCATATTCTTTGGATTGCTGCTCTGCACCGTACCGTTCAACAACCTGGTAACTGCAGACCTGGTCGATAGTTTTGATTTCAATATCCTGTACAAGTGCGCCGCCTTTTCCTACCTGCCATCCTTGTTCCTGATCCTGCTCACCATGAACAACGTGCACCTGCACGTAAAATTCCCCCTGTACAACCTGGACTGGCAAAGCTTCCTGCTCTATACCACCATTCTTTGCCTGGCAGGCTTCGTGCTTATTTACGGGCAGGAATATTACTGGCTGGAAGATAAGCGTATAGCCGGCAGCGTTATTGCCATTGTGCTCCTGGGATTTGTATATGCCGTGCGTCAGCGGCGTATGCGCCGGCCTTATATGCGGTTATCCGTATTCCGTTCCCGCAACTTTAATGTGGCCATCCTGTTGCTGTTCATCATGTACATCTGCCGTTTTGCTTCCGGGGTGACAAATACATTCTTTGCATCCGTGCTGAAGTTTGACCCCATGCATGTGTCGTATATTAATGTCTTCAACATTGCCGGGCTGATCGTGGGCGTATTCGTAGCCTGCCTGCTCATTTTGCAGCGCTACCCCATCCGTTTTATCTGGCTCACGGGTTTTATGGCCTTGCTGGTATTTCATGGAGTCATGTACTTCCTGTTTGATACGCAGGCAGATGAAGATCATTTCTTTATCCCGCTGTTTGTGCAGGGGCTGGGCGTGGGCATGATCATGGTGCCCACCATTGTGTTTTCCATTTCCTCTGTGCCGGTGGTAGAGGCTACCTCCGCGGCGGCGGTATGCCTGGCCGTGCGCTTCCTGGGTTTCTGCGCGGCTATCAGTGCTATCAACTACTTTGAGCTGTTGGGCAAAGGCCGCCACTACAATGCTTTCCAGGACCATCTTACCAAACTGGATCCCGAGGTGCGGCATACGCTGGCCCTGCAAACCCAGCAGCTGGTGCACAAAGGCATACCGGCTTCGCAGGCTGGCCGCCTGGCGAACCGCCTGCTGGTGAATGCCCTGGGTGGGCAAAACCAGTTACGGTTTGCGATGGATTATTATGAGATGATGTTTATCCTGCTGGCAGGTACGTTGCTGCTTATTCTTTGCTTTCCTTTTTTGAGCAGGACGGTGGTGTATCTGAAGCGGCGGGTATTGTCGCCGGCGTAG
- a CDS encoding HlyD family secretion protein codes for MKKKYTVTDRLITRITGWIAVALLVALLVWGIQTLWDYHRYELTNDAQVQEYVNPVISRAGGFIVEVKFEENQPVKKGDTLLLIDSREYTLQIDQTRASLEKAVAQLAVLNSNTNTLRQSSKAAASQIAAAKAKVWKQQLDYERYEKMYNAESATRQQLENVKATLDVYQADERAATDNYGASVSRIADNESEKNVVAAEITRLKALLDRHELDLSYTVVTAPYDGRMGRRTIEKGQMINAGDVLAYIVDNETDKWVVANYKETQVAHMQIGDSVRIMADAYPEHPFHGTIISFSPATGSSFSLLPPDNATGNYVKIVQRLPVRIRVDGPRNETDLLRSGMNVNVYINKDQHAQRK; via the coding sequence ATGAAAAAGAAATACACTGTCACTGACAGATTGATCACGCGCATTACCGGCTGGATAGCAGTGGCGCTTTTAGTGGCCCTGCTGGTGTGGGGCATACAAACACTCTGGGACTACCACCGCTACGAGCTCACTAACGATGCGCAGGTACAGGAATACGTGAACCCGGTAATCTCCCGCGCAGGGGGCTTTATCGTGGAAGTAAAATTTGAAGAGAACCAACCGGTAAAGAAAGGAGACACCCTCCTGCTCATCGACAGCCGGGAATATACCTTGCAGATAGACCAGACCCGGGCCTCCCTGGAAAAGGCAGTAGCACAACTGGCGGTGCTGAACAGCAATACCAATACCCTGCGCCAGTCGTCCAAAGCCGCAGCATCCCAGATAGCCGCGGCCAAGGCCAAAGTGTGGAAGCAGCAACTGGACTACGAACGCTATGAAAAAATGTACAACGCGGAATCTGCCACGCGCCAGCAACTGGAAAATGTAAAAGCCACGCTGGACGTATACCAGGCAGACGAGCGCGCAGCTACCGACAACTATGGCGCCTCCGTGTCGCGCATTGCAGACAATGAAAGTGAAAAGAACGTGGTAGCTGCGGAGATCACCCGCCTGAAAGCCTTACTGGACCGGCATGAGCTGGACCTCTCCTACACCGTGGTCACTGCGCCGTACGATGGGCGCATGGGCCGGCGCACCATTGAAAAAGGACAGATGATCAACGCCGGTGACGTGCTGGCTTACATAGTAGATAATGAAACCGATAAGTGGGTGGTGGCTAATTACAAAGAGACACAGGTAGCCCACATGCAGATAGGTGATTCCGTGCGGATCATGGCAGATGCTTACCCGGAACATCCTTTCCATGGCACTATCATCTCCTTCTCACCCGCTACCGGTTCCAGCTTTTCCCTGCTGCCGCCGGACAATGCCACGGGCAACTATGTGAAGATCGTGCAACGCCTGCCGGTGCGCATCCGCGTGGACGGGCCGCGCAATGAAACGGACCTGCTGCGTTCCGGCATGAACGTGAATGTTTATATCAACAAGGACCAGCATGCACAAAGAAAATAG